The Canis lupus dingo isolate Sandy chromosome 4, ASM325472v2, whole genome shotgun sequence genome contains a region encoding:
- the ARID5B gene encoding AT-rich interactive domain-containing protein 5B isoform X3 gives MAPNLKGRPRKKKPCPQRRDSFSGVKDSNNNSDGKAVAKVKCEARSALSKPKNNHNNCKKVSNEEKPKVAIGEECRADEQAFLVALYKYMKERKTPIERIPYLGFKQINLWTMFQAAQKLGGYETITARRQWKHIYDELGGNPGSTSAATCTRRHYERLILPYERFIKGEEDKPLPPIKPRKQENSSQENENKTKVSGTKRIKHEIPKSKKEKENAPKPQESPEVSSEPEKEQETSNQKSITEPLPAAEGKRKMEGYQDFAARPVGSRADPEKDSDADRGAGGATAAEEAGEQGPVPPLPSAPAAPDRGPALGPGAGKQPLTSPSAPADSKQEPQPCCFAESPDSEPQEPPFPGFPAAQPPLASQSELEEDKLPAMADYIANCTVKVDQLGSDDIHNALKQTPKVLVVQSFDMFKDKDLTGPMNENHGLNYTPLLYSRGNPGIMSPLAKKKLLSQVSGAGLSGSYPYGSPPPLISKKKLIPRDELCSGLPQAHPGQGSDHAAVSRPSVIQHVQSFRSKASEERKGLGDLFKHDKLGRSEPHRCSFSKHHLGPLADSYALKPDAPEGKDKLLEKRALPHAHVPSFLADFYSSPHLHSLYRHAEHHLHAEQTSKYACRDAYRESENSSFPAHKHQEKLHVNYLASLHLQDKKPAPAEAPADEQPTDLSLPKNLHKPTGKVLGLAHAAPGPQESKGAPQFPAGNGQSRDGHPKACRVSPMTLSAPKKYPEPLSRASRPHHVRLESFRKLEGMVHPVLHRKAGPQAVGAARPIKRGLEDLDLVIAGKKARAVSPLDPPKEACGKDKGAELEGEGGKAAAAHGGPGGAGGGAGAGAGGAAADGHKAALSSPIFPGLYSGSLCGSGLGSRLPAGYSHSLQYLKNQTVLSPLMQPLAFHSLVMQRGIFTSPTNSQQLYRHLAAATPVGSSYGDLLHNSIYPLAAINPQAAFPASQLSSVHPSTKL, from the exons ATGG cGCCAAACCTTAAAGGCAGACCACGCAAAAAGAAACCATGCCCACAGAGAAGAGATTCATTCAGTGGTGTTAAAGATTCCAACAACAACTCCGATGGCAAAGCTGTTGCCAAG GTGAAATGTGAGGCCAGGTCAGCCTTGTCCAAGCCGAAGAATAACCATAATAACTGTAAAAAAGTCTCAAATGAAGAGAAACCAAAGGTTGCCATTGGTGAAGAGTGCAGAGCAGATGAGCAGGCCTTCCTGGTGGCACTctataaatacatgaaagaaaggaagacgCCAATAGAACGAATACCCTATTTAGGTTTTAAACAGA TTAACCTTTGGACTATGTTTCAAGCTGCTCAAAAACTGGGAGGATATGAAACA ATAACAGCCCGCCGACAATGGAAACATATTTATGATGAATTAGGCGGTAATCCTGGGAGCACCAGCGCCGCCACTTGCACCCGCAGACATTATGAAAG ATTAATCCTACCGTATGAAAGGTTTATTAAAGGGGAGGAAGATAAGCCCCTGCCTCCAATCAAACCTCGGAAACAGGAGAACAGTTCacaggaaaatgagaataaaacaaaagtatcAGGAACCAAACGCATCAAACATGAAATCCCtaagagcaagaaagaaaaagagaatgccCCGAAGCCCCAGGAATCACCAGAG GTTTCATCAGAGCCAGAGAAGGAACAAGAGACTTCGAATCAGAAGAGCATCACTGAGCCCCTCCCAgcagcagaggggaagagaaaaatggaagggtACCAGGATTTCGCGGCGAGGCCCGTGGGGTCCCGAGCGGACCCCGAGAAGGACAGCGACGCAGACCGAGGTGCCGGCGGTGCGACGGCCGCAGAGGAGGCGGGGGAGCAGGGGCCTGTCCCCCCGCTGCCCAGCGCCCCTGCCGCCCCTGACAGGGGCCcggccctgggccccggggctggCAAGCAGCCCCTCACCTCTCCCAGTGCCCCTGCGGACTCGAAGCAAgagccccagccctgctgcttTGCAGAGAGCCCGGACAGCGAGCCCCAAGAGCCCCCCTTCCCCGGCTTCCCCGCCGCGCAGCCGCCTCTGGCCAGCCAGAGCGAGCTGGAGGAGGACAAGCTGCCCGCCATGGCCGACTACATCGCCAACTGCACCGTCAAGGTGGACCAGCTGGGCAGTGACGACATCCACAATGCGCTCAAGCAGACCCCGAAGGTCCTGGTGGTTCAGTCCTTTGACATGTTCAAGGACAAAGACCTGACCGGGCCCATGAACGAGAACCACGGGCTTAACTACACGCCCCTGCTCTACTCGAGGGGCAACCCGGGCATCATGTCCCCACTGGCCAAGAAGAAGCTCCTGTCCCAAGTGAGTGGGGCCGGCCTCTCCGGCAGCTACCCCTACGGCTCCCCGCCCCCTCTGATCAGCAAAAAGAAGCTGATCCCGAGGGACGAGCTGTGCTCGGGTTTGCCCCAGGCCCACCCGGGCCAGGGGAGCGACCACGCGGCGGTGAGCCGGCCGTCGGTGATTCAGCACGTGCAGAGCTTCCGAAGCAAGGCCTCGGAAGAGAGAAAGGGCCTCGGTGACCTTTTCAAGCACGACAAGCTGGGGCGATCGGAGCCGCACCGCTGCAGCTTCTCCAAGCATCACCTCGGCCCGCTCGCCGACTCCTACGCGCTGAAGCCCGACGCCCCGGAGGGCAAGGACAAGCTGCTGGAGAAGAGGGCGCTGCCCCACGCGCACGTGCCCAGCTTCCTGGCCGACTTCTACTCGTCGCCTCACCTGCACAGCCTCTACCGGCACGCGGAGCACCACCTTCACGCCGAGCAGACCTCCAAGTACGCCTGCAGGGACGCGTACAGGGAGTCGGAGAACAGCTCCTTCCCCGCCCACAAACACCAGGAGAAGCTGCACGTCAATTATCTCGCCTCGCTGCACCTGCAGGACAAGAAGCCGGCCCCCGCCGAGGCCCCCGCCGACGAGCAGCCCACGGACCTGAGCCTCCCCAAGAACCTGCACAAACCCACGGGCAAGGTCCTGGGCCTGGCCCACGCGGCGCCCGGGCCGCAGGAGAGCAAGGGCGCCCCCCAGTTCCCGGCGGGCAACGGCCAGAGCCGAGACGGTCACCCCAAGGCCTGCCGGGTCTCGCCCATGACCCTGTCGGCCCCCAAAAAGTACCCCGAGCCGCTGTCCAGGGCGAGCCGGCCGCACCACGTGAGGCTGGAGAGCTTCCGCAAGCTCGAGGGCATGGTGCACCCGGTGCTGCACCGCAAGGCCGGCCCGCAGGCCGTGGGCGCCGCGCGGCCCATCAAGCGCGGCCTGGAggacctggacctggtgatcgcGGGGAAGAAGGCCCGCGCCGTGTCCCCGCTCGACCCGCCCAAGGAGGCCTGCGGGAAGGACAAGGGCGCGGAGCTGGAGGGCGAGGGCGGCAAGGCGGCGGCGGCGCACGGCGgcccggggggcgcgggcgggggcgcgggcgcgggcgcgggcggggcggcggccgaCGGCCACAAGGCGGCGCTGTCCTCGCCCATCTTCCCGGGGCTGTACTCGGGCAGCCTGTGCGGCTCGGGCCTCGGCTCCCGGCTGCCCGCCGGCTACTCCCACTCGCTGCAGTACTTGAAAAACCAGACCGTGCTCTCTCCGCTCATGCAGCCCCTGGCTTTCCACTCGCTCGTGATGCAAAGGGGGATTTTTACGTCGCCGACAAATTCTCAGCAGCTTTACAGACACTTGGCTGCGGCCACCCCCGTGGGAAGCTCGTACGGGGACCTTTTGCACAACAGCATTTACCCACTCGCTGCTATCAACCCTCAAGCTGCCTTCCCGGCCTCCCAGCTGTCGTCCGTCCACCCCAGCACGAAACTGTGA
- the ARID5B gene encoding AT-rich interactive domain-containing protein 5B isoform X2 — MRLSVKADADAGQDSRRGAPNLKGRPRKKKPCPQRRDSFSGVKDSNNNSDGKAVAKVKCEARSALSKPKNNHNNCKKVSNEEKPKVAIGEECRADEQAFLVALYKYMKERKTPIERIPYLGFKQINLWTMFQAAQKLGGYETITARRQWKHIYDELGGNPGSTSAATCTRRHYERLILPYERFIKGEEDKPLPPIKPRKQENSSQENENKTKVSGTKRIKHEIPKSKKEKENAPKPQESPEVSSEPEKEQETSNQKSITEPLPAAEGKRKMEGYQDFAARPVGSRADPEKDSDADRGAGGATAAEEAGEQGPVPPLPSAPAAPDRGPALGPGAGKQPLTSPSAPADSKQEPQPCCFAESPDSEPQEPPFPGFPAAQPPLASQSELEEDKLPAMADYIANCTVKVDQLGSDDIHNALKQTPKVLVVQSFDMFKDKDLTGPMNENHGLNYTPLLYSRGNPGIMSPLAKKKLLSQVSGAGLSGSYPYGSPPPLISKKKLIPRDELCSGLPQAHPGQGSDHAAVSRPSVIQHVQSFRSKASEERKGLGDLFKHDKLGRSEPHRCSFSKHHLGPLADSYALKPDAPEGKDKLLEKRALPHAHVPSFLADFYSSPHLHSLYRHAEHHLHAEQTSKYACRDAYRESENSSFPAHKHQEKLHVNYLASLHLQDKKPAPAEAPADEQPTDLSLPKNLHKPTGKVLGLAHAAPGPQESKGAPQFPAGNGQSRDGHPKACRVSPMTLSAPKKYPEPLSRASRPHHVRLESFRKLEGMVHPVLHRKAGPQAVGAARPIKRGLEDLDLVIAGKKARAVSPLDPPKEACGKDKGAELEGEGGKAAAAHGGPGGAGGGAGAGAGGAAADGHKAALSSPIFPGLYSGSLCGSGLGSRLPAGYSHSLQYLKNQTVLSPLMQPLAFHSLVMQRGIFTSPTNSQQLYRHLAAATPVGSSYGDLLHNSIYPLAAINPQAAFPASQLSSVHPSTKL; from the exons ATGAGGCTCAGTGTGAAAGCCGATGCCGATGCCGGACAGGACAGTCGGAGAGGAG cGCCAAACCTTAAAGGCAGACCACGCAAAAAGAAACCATGCCCACAGAGAAGAGATTCATTCAGTGGTGTTAAAGATTCCAACAACAACTCCGATGGCAAAGCTGTTGCCAAG GTGAAATGTGAGGCCAGGTCAGCCTTGTCCAAGCCGAAGAATAACCATAATAACTGTAAAAAAGTCTCAAATGAAGAGAAACCAAAGGTTGCCATTGGTGAAGAGTGCAGAGCAGATGAGCAGGCCTTCCTGGTGGCACTctataaatacatgaaagaaaggaagacgCCAATAGAACGAATACCCTATTTAGGTTTTAAACAGA TTAACCTTTGGACTATGTTTCAAGCTGCTCAAAAACTGGGAGGATATGAAACA ATAACAGCCCGCCGACAATGGAAACATATTTATGATGAATTAGGCGGTAATCCTGGGAGCACCAGCGCCGCCACTTGCACCCGCAGACATTATGAAAG ATTAATCCTACCGTATGAAAGGTTTATTAAAGGGGAGGAAGATAAGCCCCTGCCTCCAATCAAACCTCGGAAACAGGAGAACAGTTCacaggaaaatgagaataaaacaaaagtatcAGGAACCAAACGCATCAAACATGAAATCCCtaagagcaagaaagaaaaagagaatgccCCGAAGCCCCAGGAATCACCAGAG GTTTCATCAGAGCCAGAGAAGGAACAAGAGACTTCGAATCAGAAGAGCATCACTGAGCCCCTCCCAgcagcagaggggaagagaaaaatggaagggtACCAGGATTTCGCGGCGAGGCCCGTGGGGTCCCGAGCGGACCCCGAGAAGGACAGCGACGCAGACCGAGGTGCCGGCGGTGCGACGGCCGCAGAGGAGGCGGGGGAGCAGGGGCCTGTCCCCCCGCTGCCCAGCGCCCCTGCCGCCCCTGACAGGGGCCcggccctgggccccggggctggCAAGCAGCCCCTCACCTCTCCCAGTGCCCCTGCGGACTCGAAGCAAgagccccagccctgctgcttTGCAGAGAGCCCGGACAGCGAGCCCCAAGAGCCCCCCTTCCCCGGCTTCCCCGCCGCGCAGCCGCCTCTGGCCAGCCAGAGCGAGCTGGAGGAGGACAAGCTGCCCGCCATGGCCGACTACATCGCCAACTGCACCGTCAAGGTGGACCAGCTGGGCAGTGACGACATCCACAATGCGCTCAAGCAGACCCCGAAGGTCCTGGTGGTTCAGTCCTTTGACATGTTCAAGGACAAAGACCTGACCGGGCCCATGAACGAGAACCACGGGCTTAACTACACGCCCCTGCTCTACTCGAGGGGCAACCCGGGCATCATGTCCCCACTGGCCAAGAAGAAGCTCCTGTCCCAAGTGAGTGGGGCCGGCCTCTCCGGCAGCTACCCCTACGGCTCCCCGCCCCCTCTGATCAGCAAAAAGAAGCTGATCCCGAGGGACGAGCTGTGCTCGGGTTTGCCCCAGGCCCACCCGGGCCAGGGGAGCGACCACGCGGCGGTGAGCCGGCCGTCGGTGATTCAGCACGTGCAGAGCTTCCGAAGCAAGGCCTCGGAAGAGAGAAAGGGCCTCGGTGACCTTTTCAAGCACGACAAGCTGGGGCGATCGGAGCCGCACCGCTGCAGCTTCTCCAAGCATCACCTCGGCCCGCTCGCCGACTCCTACGCGCTGAAGCCCGACGCCCCGGAGGGCAAGGACAAGCTGCTGGAGAAGAGGGCGCTGCCCCACGCGCACGTGCCCAGCTTCCTGGCCGACTTCTACTCGTCGCCTCACCTGCACAGCCTCTACCGGCACGCGGAGCACCACCTTCACGCCGAGCAGACCTCCAAGTACGCCTGCAGGGACGCGTACAGGGAGTCGGAGAACAGCTCCTTCCCCGCCCACAAACACCAGGAGAAGCTGCACGTCAATTATCTCGCCTCGCTGCACCTGCAGGACAAGAAGCCGGCCCCCGCCGAGGCCCCCGCCGACGAGCAGCCCACGGACCTGAGCCTCCCCAAGAACCTGCACAAACCCACGGGCAAGGTCCTGGGCCTGGCCCACGCGGCGCCCGGGCCGCAGGAGAGCAAGGGCGCCCCCCAGTTCCCGGCGGGCAACGGCCAGAGCCGAGACGGTCACCCCAAGGCCTGCCGGGTCTCGCCCATGACCCTGTCGGCCCCCAAAAAGTACCCCGAGCCGCTGTCCAGGGCGAGCCGGCCGCACCACGTGAGGCTGGAGAGCTTCCGCAAGCTCGAGGGCATGGTGCACCCGGTGCTGCACCGCAAGGCCGGCCCGCAGGCCGTGGGCGCCGCGCGGCCCATCAAGCGCGGCCTGGAggacctggacctggtgatcgcGGGGAAGAAGGCCCGCGCCGTGTCCCCGCTCGACCCGCCCAAGGAGGCCTGCGGGAAGGACAAGGGCGCGGAGCTGGAGGGCGAGGGCGGCAAGGCGGCGGCGGCGCACGGCGgcccggggggcgcgggcgggggcgcgggcgcgggcgcgggcggggcggcggccgaCGGCCACAAGGCGGCGCTGTCCTCGCCCATCTTCCCGGGGCTGTACTCGGGCAGCCTGTGCGGCTCGGGCCTCGGCTCCCGGCTGCCCGCCGGCTACTCCCACTCGCTGCAGTACTTGAAAAACCAGACCGTGCTCTCTCCGCTCATGCAGCCCCTGGCTTTCCACTCGCTCGTGATGCAAAGGGGGATTTTTACGTCGCCGACAAATTCTCAGCAGCTTTACAGACACTTGGCTGCGGCCACCCCCGTGGGAAGCTCGTACGGGGACCTTTTGCACAACAGCATTTACCCACTCGCTGCTATCAACCCTCAAGCTGCCTTCCCGGCCTCCCAGCTGTCGTCCGTCCACCCCAGCACGAAACTGTGA